A genome region from Tolypothrix sp. PCC 7712 includes the following:
- a CDS encoding KGG domain-containing protein — MSDTSKRGFASMDEDKQREIASKGGHAAHEKGTAHEFTSEEAREAGRKGGEAVSQDREHMAEIGSKGGKSSHRGSSKSNNNNDEDNNEEGKGTQGGTRGQHSQAGKQSHKNQ; from the coding sequence ATGTCAGACACCAGTAAGCGCGGTTTTGCTTCTATGGATGAAGATAAACAACGCGAAATTGCTAGTAAAGGCGGACACGCTGCTCATGAAAAAGGTACAGCACACGAGTTTACCTCTGAGGAAGCCCGTGAAGCTGGACGCAAGGGCGGTGAAGCTGTAAGCCAAGACAGAGAACACATGGCTGAAATTGGCAGCAAAGGCGGCAAGAGTTCCCACAGAGGCAGCAGCAAATCAAATAATAATAATGATGAGGACAATAACGAAGAAGGCAAAGGCACTCAGGGTGGTACCCGAGGGCAACATTCTCAAGCTGGAAAGCAAAGCCACAAGAATCAATAG
- a CDS encoding alanine--glyoxylate aminotransferase family protein — MTHTVSINDSQRLQLAPLATPNRLLLGPGPSNAHPAVLQAMNTSPVGHLDPAFLALMDEIQSLLRYVWQTENPLTIAVSGTGTAAMEATIANITEPGDVVLIGVAGYFGNRLVDMAGRYGADVRTITKPWGQVFNLDEIRTALETHRPAILALVHAETSTGARQPLEGVADLCREFDTLLLVDTVTSLGGVPIFLDNWGVDLAYSCSQKGLGCPPGASPFTMSPRAVEKLQNRRSKVANWYLDMNLLSKYWGTERIYHHTAPINLYYALREALRLVAEEGLANSWQRHQKNVEYLWDSLEDIGLSMHVEREYRLPTLTTVRIPEGVDGKAIARKLLDEHNIEIGGGLGELAGKVWRVGLMGFNSRKESVDRLLEALRQVLPK, encoded by the coding sequence ATGACGCATACCGTATCAATCAACGATAGTCAAAGGTTACAACTTGCACCTTTAGCAACGCCAAATCGTCTACTATTGGGGCCGGGGCCTTCCAATGCTCATCCAGCCGTTCTTCAGGCAATGAATACCTCACCAGTTGGGCATCTTGATCCTGCTTTTCTGGCTTTGATGGATGAAATTCAGTCATTGCTACGCTACGTATGGCAGACAGAAAACCCCCTGACAATTGCAGTTAGCGGTACAGGAACAGCCGCAATGGAAGCAACCATCGCCAATATCACAGAACCTGGCGATGTCGTATTAATTGGTGTAGCGGGATATTTTGGCAATCGCCTTGTAGATATGGCGGGAAGATATGGCGCAGATGTCCGCACTATTACTAAACCTTGGGGACAAGTCTTCAATTTAGATGAAATCCGCACAGCACTAGAAACTCATCGCCCAGCAATTCTCGCCTTAGTTCATGCGGAAACCTCCACTGGCGCACGTCAGCCGTTGGAAGGGGTAGCTGATTTATGTCGTGAATTTGACACACTATTACTAGTAGATACCGTTACCAGCTTGGGTGGAGTACCCATATTTTTAGATAATTGGGGAGTAGACCTTGCTTACAGCTGTAGTCAAAAAGGCTTGGGTTGTCCTCCGGGTGCTTCACCCTTTACCATGAGTCCCCGTGCTGTAGAGAAATTGCAAAACAGACGTAGCAAGGTTGCTAACTGGTATTTAGATATGAACTTGCTGAGTAAATATTGGGGTACTGAACGCATCTATCACCATACAGCACCCATTAATCTGTACTATGCATTACGGGAAGCACTACGTTTAGTGGCGGAAGAAGGACTAGCAAACAGCTGGCAACGTCATCAAAAAAATGTAGAGTATCTCTGGGATAGTTTGGAAGATATTGGATTAAGTATGCACGTAGAGCGAGAATATCGTCTCCCAACACTAACCACTGTTCGCATCCCTGAAGGAGTTGATGGCAAAGCCATTGCCCGTAAGCTACTTGATGAACATAACATTGAAATTGGCGGTGGTCTTGGCGAACTAGCCGGTAAAGTTTGGCGGGTTGGACTAATGGGCTTTAACAGCCGTAAAGAAAGTGTTGATAGACTTTTAGAAGCACTGCGCCAGGTATTACCTAAATAG
- a CDS encoding DUF938 domain-containing protein, with translation MTPQDARQEAPATQRNREPILEVLLQVLPASGTILEIAAGTGEHSVFFAPKFKPRQWLPTDVNPQSLASISAWIEHCGCENIYPPQTLDVREAVWTVETGVVSEWLQTSPITAIVNINMIHISSWSACLGLMAGANRILQPGDILYLYGPFKRGGEHTAPSNAAFDEYLRAQNPEWGVRNLEDVIAVANAENFVFKQIYQMPANNLSVVFERSANE, from the coding sequence ATGACACCACAAGACGCAAGGCAAGAAGCACCCGCAACCCAGCGCAACCGCGAACCGATTTTAGAAGTACTTTTACAAGTATTACCTGCGAGTGGCACGATACTGGAAATAGCTGCTGGAACTGGCGAACATTCAGTGTTTTTTGCCCCCAAATTCAAACCGCGCCAGTGGCTACCTACAGATGTAAACCCACAGTCACTCGCCAGCATTAGTGCCTGGATTGAACACTGCGGCTGTGAGAATATTTATCCACCGCAAACGCTGGATGTGAGAGAAGCAGTTTGGACAGTGGAAACAGGAGTAGTCAGCGAGTGGCTTCAGACTTCACCAATTACTGCGATCGTTAATATTAATATGATTCATATTTCATCTTGGTCAGCTTGTCTGGGGCTAATGGCAGGGGCAAATCGTATCCTTCAACCGGGAGATATTCTGTATTTATACGGCCCATTTAAACGCGGTGGAGAACATACAGCACCGAGTAATGCTGCTTTTGATGAATATTTACGCGCCCAAAATCCAGAGTGGGGTGTGCGTAACTTAGAGGATGTCATTGCAGTAGCTAATGCAGAAAATTTTGTCTTCAAACAGATTTACCAAATGCCCGCAAATAATCTTTCCGTAGTGTTTGAACGTTCTGCTAATGAATGA
- a CDS encoding helix-turn-helix domain-containing protein yields the protein MPYAITKRCIQCDHCLPQCPEGAIQVIDGDYWIDPSLCNDCEGYMTPQCVLCCPVNSPVPYQAKKGRCKVDANVITSQKLFTDGKGHPFASAIVIWELCNVLAQRQSLPWQVDADGELYYQRQINGGKGAIAFRVTDSVNSEPESVLKGAKALSAIEAFDIRSACMHLIYAAHATNLDQPWEEKFTINDRQIEDYLGLEKRKDLSKTTKLALIKELAQQPCQLIASIDLPAKGKIPGVYLEKSRLWHLLDIQHHFQEDDLGCKHLVGLTFTIKVGQWAEYFLNRQGCKERTAFYQYGTLPKALLNVVMSIWQQHEGAARMMLWLLFKTKIGREQRITIPTLMRVAYGERKLSQVSGHPEHRQRLLRIFESDLEVLNYHGLKPIFDPVTYPLEIQPLWAKLVDIPEDAEAALDFWIDDGSNGTRLTDAAPRGKWNRLMNARILYFEVPPEWKKQLAKSKKKQRTTSRKTKLKPQIALSVEYILEARKRLGLSQRDLAKLTGKSQSWIRDIENGRFEAKLEDQMLLQKALAMGNG from the coding sequence ATGCCCTATGCCATTACTAAGCGCTGTATTCAGTGTGACCATTGCCTTCCTCAGTGTCCTGAAGGTGCGATCCAAGTTATCGATGGTGACTACTGGATAGATCCGAGTTTGTGTAATGATTGCGAAGGTTATATGACACCGCAGTGTGTCCTTTGTTGCCCTGTCAATTCTCCAGTGCCTTATCAAGCAAAAAAGGGTAGATGCAAGGTTGATGCTAATGTCATTACCAGTCAGAAGCTATTTACCGATGGGAAAGGACATCCTTTTGCCTCAGCTATTGTTATTTGGGAATTATGCAATGTTTTAGCCCAGCGTCAATCGCTTCCTTGGCAAGTTGATGCGGATGGAGAGTTATATTATCAACGACAAATTAATGGTGGTAAAGGTGCGATCGCATTCCGAGTGACGGATAGCGTAAATTCCGAGCCAGAAAGCGTACTTAAAGGTGCCAAGGCTTTATCTGCGATCGAGGCATTTGATATTAGATCTGCTTGTATGCACTTAATATATGCCGCTCACGCCACTAACCTAGATCAACCTTGGGAAGAAAAGTTTACCATCAACGACCGACAGATTGAGGACTATCTAGGGCTAGAGAAACGTAAAGACTTGAGCAAAACTACCAAGCTAGCTTTGATTAAAGAACTTGCTCAACAACCCTGTCAACTGATCGCTTCTATTGATTTACCCGCAAAAGGGAAGATTCCAGGGGTATACCTAGAAAAAAGCCGCTTGTGGCATTTATTAGATATTCAACACCACTTTCAAGAAGACGATTTAGGATGCAAACATCTAGTTGGGTTGACCTTTACAATTAAAGTCGGTCAGTGGGCAGAGTATTTTCTCAATCGCCAAGGCTGCAAAGAGCGTACTGCTTTCTATCAATACGGTACCTTACCTAAAGCTTTACTAAATGTAGTCATGAGCATTTGGCAACAGCATGAAGGTGCAGCGCGGATGATGCTGTGGTTATTATTTAAAACCAAAATAGGTAGAGAACAACGCATTACTATCCCCACCCTCATGAGAGTTGCTTATGGCGAGCGAAAACTGAGCCAAGTCTCTGGACACCCAGAGCATCGCCAACGCCTCTTAAGAATATTTGAAAGCGATTTAGAAGTACTTAATTATCATGGACTCAAACCTATATTCGATCCTGTTACCTACCCATTAGAAATTCAACCTTTATGGGCAAAATTAGTTGATATTCCTGAAGATGCAGAAGCCGCATTGGACTTCTGGATTGATGATGGTAGTAACGGTACGCGATTAACCGATGCAGCCCCTCGTGGTAAGTGGAATCGACTCATGAATGCCCGCATCTTATATTTTGAAGTTCCACCAGAGTGGAAAAAACAACTTGCCAAATCTAAGAAAAAGCAGCGAACTACTAGCCGCAAAACAAAATTAAAACCACAAATAGCGCTTTCTGTTGAATATATTCTTGAGGCGAGAAAAAGACTAGGGTTAAGCCAAAGAGACTTAGCAAAGCTAACAGGTAAAAGCCAAAGTTGGATTCGTGATATTGAAAATGGGCGTTTTGAAGCTAAGTTAGAAGACCAAATGTTATTACAAAAAGCATTGGCGATGGGTAATGGGTAA
- a CDS encoding DUF1499 domain-containing protein, giving the protein MVFAGKRPNNLGVNNGKLASCPNSPNCVSSQSTDAVHQIAPLTFTSTPEEAIANLKSIIESLPRTQIITESTDYLYAEFKSALLGFVDDVEFYLDRNANVIQVRSASRLGQSDLGVNRQRIETIRAKFNEA; this is encoded by the coding sequence ATGGTTTTTGCAGGTAAAAGACCTAATAACTTAGGGGTTAACAACGGGAAACTAGCATCTTGTCCCAATAGCCCTAACTGTGTATCTAGCCAAAGTACAGATGCAGTCCATCAAATTGCCCCACTGACTTTTACATCAACGCCAGAAGAAGCGATCGCCAATCTTAAAAGTATCATTGAGTCTTTACCCAGAACTCAAATCATTACTGAAAGTACTGATTATCTGTATGCAGAATTTAAAAGTGCCTTATTAGGCTTCGTGGATGATGTCGAATTTTATCTTGACCGCAACGCAAATGTCATTCAAGTGCGTTCAGCTTCTCGCTTGGGTCAAAGCGATTTAGGTGTAAATCGTCAACGCATAGAAACTATTCGCGCCAAGTTCAACGAAGCTTAA